The Edaphobacter sp. 12200R-103 genome contains a region encoding:
- a CDS encoding VOC family protein, whose translation MSSPVDMKFEIVVLPVSDADRAKEFYSRLGWRLDADFASGEDYRVIQFTPPGSGCSIIFGKNVTAATPGTVQGLYLIVSDIAAARAELLGHGVEISKIFHSEANVYTGTDKPFLFGSKRVIGPDPAGASYRSFASFNDPDGNGWLLQEITSRLPGRLDPATTTFSSASDLTAALRRASEAHGRHEARIGQPDPNWPEWYAEYMVREQAGLELPK comes from the coding sequence ATGAGCAGCCCAGTCGATATGAAGTTTGAGATTGTCGTTCTCCCCGTCTCAGACGCGGACCGCGCAAAAGAGTTCTACTCCAGGCTCGGCTGGCGGCTCGACGCCGATTTCGCCTCCGGCGAAGACTACCGCGTTATCCAGTTCACGCCGCCGGGTTCCGGCTGCTCCATCATCTTCGGCAAAAACGTCACTGCGGCAACTCCGGGCACTGTTCAGGGTCTCTACCTCATCGTCTCCGACATCGCCGCCGCCCGTGCGGAGCTGCTCGGGCATGGCGTCGAGATCAGCAAAATCTTCCACAGCGAAGCCAATGTCTACACCGGAACGGACAAACCTTTTCTCTTCGGAAGCAAGCGCGTCATCGGCCCCGATCCTGCCGGCGCCAGTTATCGTTCCTTCGCCTCCTTCAACGATCCCGACGGCAATGGCTGGCTCCTTCAGGAGATCACCAGCCGCCTGCCGGGCCGGCTCGATCCGGCGACGACGACCTTCTCTTCCGCAAGCGATCTCACCGCCGCACTTCGGCGCGCCTCCGAAGCTCACGGGCGCCACGAGGCCCGGATCGGTCAGCCCGACCCCAACTGGCCGGAGTGGTACGCCGAATACATGGTCCGCGAACAGGCCGGCCTTGAGCTGCCAAAATAA
- a CDS encoding DMT family transporter: protein MKLVFYALTVVIGIVLTVHLAMNGKVGATLNNPRVANALFWCVGALTAVLIGLSGWEAGTLRPLREIHPVLLMAGVFGACLVFGIAFLIPRIGAGRLTLIMLAGQIVGGLVLSHFGWLGSPREPVTARGLVGTLIMFAGVILASR, encoded by the coding sequence ATGAAGCTGGTCTTTTATGCGCTGACGGTTGTGATCGGTATTGTGTTGACGGTTCATCTGGCGATGAACGGTAAAGTGGGGGCAACGTTGAATAACCCGCGGGTGGCAAATGCACTGTTCTGGTGTGTGGGCGCGCTGACGGCGGTGCTGATTGGGCTGAGCGGATGGGAGGCGGGAACGCTCAGGCCGCTGCGGGAGATTCATCCGGTGTTGTTGATGGCGGGCGTGTTTGGAGCGTGCCTGGTGTTCGGAATTGCGTTTCTGATTCCCCGGATTGGAGCAGGCCGGCTGACGCTGATCATGCTGGCGGGACAGATTGTGGGTGGACTGGTGCTGTCGCACTTTGGCTGGCTGGGCTCTCCACGTGAACCGGTGACGGCGCGTGGCCTGGTGGGGACGCTGATTATGTTTGCCGGGGTGATTCTGGCAAGTCGGTAA
- a CDS encoding panthothenate synthetase, whose product MRMMMHVSLPVETFNAAVKDGSAGAKIKKILDQLMPEATYFMADRQGRRCAVLIVDLADPSKIPTLTEPWFLTFHAAVELQPVMLPQDLAAAGLEGLGKEWA is encoded by the coding sequence ATGCGCATGATGATGCATGTTTCGTTGCCGGTTGAGACGTTCAACGCGGCGGTCAAGGACGGCTCGGCAGGAGCCAAGATAAAGAAGATTCTCGATCAGTTGATGCCGGAGGCCACGTATTTCATGGCGGATCGACAGGGGCGGCGGTGCGCGGTTCTGATTGTGGACCTGGCGGATCCGTCGAAGATCCCGACGCTGACCGAGCCGTGGTTCCTCACGTTCCATGCCGCGGTGGAGTTGCAGCCAGTGATGCTACCCCAGGATCTTGCGGCTGCGGGACTGGAAGGCTTGGGCAAGGAGTGGGCATAG
- a CDS encoding transposase — MPIGLERRQQTGQLRLITFSCYRRLPFLEAPEPKNTVELVIEKARQSHALTIYAYVLMPEHVHLLTSEPETRTLASFLRVLKGESSKLLKGSRDKFWQTRYYDFNTFTTGKFVEKVQYIHRNPATRGLVTGPEDYRWSSFNHYASGEPTTIQSDSQWLDRTRFAHRTKNPLMSR; from the coding sequence ATGCCCATAGGCCTCGAGCGCAGACAACAAACAGGCCAGCTCCGCTTGATCACCTTCAGCTGTTACCGCCGTCTTCCCTTCCTCGAAGCCCCGGAACCAAAGAACACCGTGGAACTCGTCATCGAGAAGGCCCGTCAGTCGCACGCGCTTACCATCTACGCCTACGTCCTGATGCCCGAGCACGTCCACCTCCTGACCAGCGAACCGGAAACCCGCACCCTCGCCTCATTCCTAAGAGTCCTCAAAGGAGAGTCCTCCAAACTCCTCAAGGGCTCCCGCGACAAGTTCTGGCAGACGCGGTACTACGACTTCAATACCTTCACCACCGGAAAATTCGTCGAGAAGGTCCAGTACATCCACCGCAACCCCGCAACACGAGGACTCGTCACCGGACCGGAAGACTACCGCTGGAGCAGCTTCAACCACTACGCCAGCGGAGAGCCCACGACCATCCAGAGCGACTCACAATGGCTTGACCGAACACGGTTCGCGCACCGCACGAAGAACCCACTCATGTCGCGATGA
- a CDS encoding three-Cys-motif partner protein TcmP, whose translation MLIRIFFALTKTFFDESSEQSKVKAILVRDYFWAWAKVILPTVQKNRNGKIAYIDLFAGPGRYKDGTKSTPLLVLESAIEDPNMRDRLVTFFNDASAENSGNLHREIAALPKVGTLKYTPYVMSEEVGAKIVDKLAKIRLVPTLFFVDPWGYKGLSLGLINSVLKNWGCDCVFFFNYNRINMGLHNEAVEDHMNVLFGKERADELRKRLAGMAPEAREAEIVETLAQALRGLGANFVLPFCFKDERGKRTSHHLVFATKHPRGYRIMKEIMAKQSSENHQGVASFGYCPASSVQTMLFELNRPLDDLQGMLSSTFSEQTLSVEQIYERHNVGTPYIMKNYKSVLLSMEEAGLITTNPSADKRRKGTIADHVRVTFPKR comes from the coding sequence TTGCTGATTCGTATTTTCTTCGCCCTGACCAAAACCTTTTTCGATGAATCATCCGAGCAATCAAAAGTCAAAGCAATTCTCGTCCGCGATTATTTTTGGGCTTGGGCGAAAGTGATACTGCCGACCGTTCAAAAGAACAGAAATGGCAAAATCGCGTACATCGACCTCTTCGCAGGCCCAGGTCGCTACAAAGACGGTACGAAGTCCACGCCCTTATTAGTGCTCGAAAGCGCAATTGAAGATCCGAACATGCGCGATCGACTTGTGACTTTTTTTAACGATGCCAGCGCAGAAAATTCAGGAAATTTACATAGGGAGATCGCCGCTCTTCCCAAAGTGGGAACTCTCAAGTACACGCCTTACGTGATGTCAGAAGAAGTAGGCGCGAAGATCGTTGACAAGCTAGCAAAGATTCGATTGGTTCCTACGCTCTTTTTTGTAGATCCGTGGGGCTACAAGGGCCTTTCACTGGGATTGATCAATTCTGTCTTGAAGAACTGGGGCTGTGATTGCGTTTTCTTTTTTAACTACAACCGAATCAATATGGGGCTTCACAACGAAGCGGTCGAAGACCATATGAATGTTCTATTCGGAAAAGAACGAGCAGATGAACTGCGAAAACGCCTCGCGGGCATGGCGCCCGAAGCAAGAGAAGCGGAAATTGTGGAAACATTGGCACAAGCACTACGAGGGTTGGGTGCGAATTTCGTGCTTCCATTTTGTTTCAAAGATGAGCGAGGGAAGCGAACCAGTCATCATCTGGTCTTCGCGACAAAACACCCGCGTGGCTATCGCATTATGAAAGAGATCATGGCGAAGCAAAGCTCGGAAAATCACCAAGGTGTAGCCTCCTTCGGATATTGTCCCGCATCTTCTGTCCAAACGATGCTTTTCGAACTGAATCGTCCCCTGGATGATCTACAAGGGATGCTTTCAAGTACATTTTCAGAGCAAACATTGTCCGTAGAACAGATTTACGAACGCCACAACGTTGGAACACCTTACATCATGAAAAATTACAAGTCGGTCTTGCTATCCATGGAAGAGGCTGGACTGATAACTACAAATCCATCTGCCGACAAGCGACGCAAGGGCACTATTGCCGATCACGTACGAGTCACTTTTCCCAAACGGTAA
- a CDS encoding DUF5131 family protein, with protein sequence MSLGSAIEWTDATWNPVRGCTKISPGCKHCYASTFAERFRGVKDHPYEQGFDLRLVPTKLDDPLRWRSPKMIFVNSMSDLFHDEVPDSYIIDVARVMIRANWHTYQVLTKRSTRLARLLETKLRFVSTASNVWWGVSVEDKRYGVPRVSDLQKVAAGTRFLSIEPLLEDLGPLNLNGIHWVIVGGESGHGARPVRREWVASIRDQCREFGVPFFFKQWGGVQKKKNGRLLDGRTYDEFPRPNKLEPILLERHGNISVTWNGDLRCFEAP encoded by the coding sequence ATGAGCTTAGGAAGCGCGATTGAATGGACTGATGCAACATGGAACCCAGTTAGAGGGTGCACTAAGATCAGCCCTGGTTGCAAGCATTGCTACGCCTCAACATTCGCCGAAAGATTTCGTGGCGTTAAGGATCACCCCTACGAACAAGGATTTGATCTCAGACTAGTACCTACTAAGCTAGACGATCCTTTGAGATGGCGATCTCCAAAAATGATCTTTGTAAATTCAATGAGCGATCTGTTCCATGACGAGGTGCCTGACAGCTACATCATCGATGTTGCAAGAGTAATGATTAGAGCGAACTGGCATACTTACCAAGTTCTGACCAAGCGATCTACACGATTAGCAAGGCTCTTAGAAACGAAGCTAAGGTTTGTTTCCACTGCTAGTAATGTTTGGTGGGGAGTAAGCGTTGAGGATAAAAGATACGGTGTTCCGCGCGTCTCTGATCTCCAGAAAGTAGCTGCGGGAACCCGCTTTCTATCTATTGAGCCTCTGTTAGAGGATTTAGGTCCTTTGAACCTAAATGGGATTCATTGGGTGATTGTCGGAGGTGAAAGCGGTCATGGTGCTCGGCCAGTGCGACGCGAATGGGTCGCCTCAATTAGGGATCAATGTAGAGAATTCGGCGTTCCGTTTTTCTTCAAGCAGTGGGGAGGCGTCCAAAAGAAAAAGAATGGCCGCTTGCTTGACGGCCGTACGTACGATGAATTCCCGCGGCCCAATAAGCTTGAGCCGATTTTATTAGAGCGACATGGCAACATTTCAGTTACGTGGAATGGCGACCTACGGTGTTTCGAAGCTCCGTGA
- the glmS gene encoding glutamine--fructose-6-phosphate transaminase (isomerizing), producing the protein MCGIVGYIGPKPVVPVIIEGLRRLEYRGYDSAGIAVAGNSAGLELRRAPGKLRNLETVIADNPLHGSFGIGHTRWATHGRPTEENAHPHRDCTGSLVVVHNGIVENYLALKKDLTAKGHKFVTETDTEIIAHLIEQELKEMGELSQDSHAKGSSPVRQVPLEEAVREAVKHLTGAFAIGVMSANDPDKLVAARMGPPAVIGIGEGEFFLASDVPGILHHTRNIHFLADGELAVITRQGVTLSDFNGRPLPLKVQRIAWDPIQAEKAGYKHFMLKEINEQPRAIRDTTLGRISFDTGQVFLDNLDLSSEDIRNAAQITIAACGTSWHAGLAGKFMIERLARLPVDVDYASEYRYRDPIPNPRAIGLLITQSGETADTIAAQNELIDKGSKTLAICNVVGSAITRRANGTITTNAGPEIGVASTKAFTSQLTALFILALHLAQTRGTVTPEQSLHLATELGKLPSKLESLLSLDRPNTTGMSEGVAAPTATTGAQPSGVSPRGLGGQDESVILSERSESKDLRSILSSAQPFDHLWPGPERRKRPRISLDEHCQHLAKLFHGAHDFLFLGRGIHYPIALEGALKLKEISYIHAEGYPAGEMKHGPNALIDESLPVVCIATKDPDDPASVLKYEKTLSNIQEVTARSGRVIAIAIQGDTEIQQLVEHTIYIPPAPELLLPILEVVPLQLLAYHIAVRRGCDVDQPRNLAKSVTVE; encoded by the coding sequence ATGTGCGGAATCGTTGGATATATTGGTCCGAAGCCTGTTGTTCCTGTCATCATCGAAGGCCTGCGTCGCCTCGAATACCGCGGTTACGACTCCGCAGGCATCGCCGTCGCCGGCAACTCCGCCGGACTTGAGCTTCGCCGGGCGCCCGGTAAGCTGCGCAACCTTGAGACCGTCATCGCCGACAATCCCCTGCACGGCTCCTTCGGGATCGGCCACACCCGCTGGGCCACCCACGGCCGCCCCACCGAGGAGAACGCCCACCCGCACCGCGACTGCACCGGCTCGCTCGTCGTCGTTCACAACGGCATCGTCGAAAACTACCTCGCCCTCAAAAAAGATCTCACCGCCAAGGGCCACAAATTCGTCACCGAGACCGACACCGAGATCATCGCCCACCTCATCGAGCAGGAGCTCAAGGAAATGGGAGAGCTGTCTCAGGACAGCCACGCCAAAGGCTCATCGCCCGTACGGCAAGTACCACTTGAAGAAGCCGTGCGCGAGGCCGTCAAGCACCTCACCGGAGCCTTCGCCATCGGCGTCATGTCCGCCAACGACCCCGACAAGCTCGTCGCCGCGCGCATGGGTCCTCCCGCAGTCATCGGCATCGGCGAGGGCGAATTCTTCCTCGCCTCCGACGTCCCGGGAATCCTCCACCACACCCGCAACATCCATTTCCTCGCCGATGGCGAGCTCGCGGTGATCACCCGCCAGGGCGTCACCCTCTCCGACTTCAACGGCCGCCCGCTCCCCCTCAAGGTGCAGCGCATCGCCTGGGACCCCATCCAGGCCGAAAAAGCCGGCTATAAGCACTTCATGCTGAAGGAGATCAACGAGCAGCCCCGCGCCATCCGCGACACCACCCTCGGGCGCATCTCCTTCGACACCGGACAGGTCTTCCTCGACAACCTCGACCTCTCCTCCGAAGACATCCGCAACGCCGCCCAGATCACCATCGCCGCCTGCGGAACCTCCTGGCACGCCGGACTCGCCGGCAAGTTCATGATCGAGCGCCTCGCCCGCCTCCCCGTCGACGTCGACTACGCCAGCGAGTACCGCTACCGCGACCCCATCCCCAACCCGCGCGCCATCGGCCTGCTCATCACCCAGTCCGGCGAGACCGCCGACACCATCGCCGCCCAGAACGAGCTCATCGACAAGGGATCCAAGACCCTCGCCATCTGCAACGTCGTCGGCTCCGCCATCACCCGCCGCGCCAACGGAACCATCACCACCAACGCCGGGCCCGAGATCGGCGTCGCCTCCACCAAGGCCTTCACCTCGCAGCTCACCGCGCTCTTCATCCTCGCGCTCCACCTCGCCCAGACCCGCGGCACCGTCACCCCCGAGCAGTCCCTCCACCTCGCCACCGAGCTCGGCAAGCTCCCCTCCAAGCTCGAATCCCTCCTCTCCCTCGACCGCCCCAACACCACCGGCATGTCCGAAGGCGTAGCCGCCCCCACCGCTACGACCGGCGCACAACCCTCCGGCGTCAGTCCCCGTGGACTAGGCGGACAAGATGAAAGTGTCATCCTGAGCGAGCGAAGCGAGTCGAAGGATCTGCGGTCAATCCTCTCTTCTGCCCAGCCCTTCGACCATCTCTGGCCCGGTCCCGAGCGCCGCAAGCGCCCCCGCATCTCCCTCGACGAGCACTGCCAGCACCTCGCCAAACTCTTCCACGGAGCGCACGACTTCCTCTTCCTCGGCCGCGGTATCCACTACCCCATCGCCCTCGAAGGCGCACTCAAGCTCAAGGAGATCTCCTACATCCACGCCGAAGGCTACCCCGCCGGCGAGATGAAGCACGGCCCCAACGCCCTCATCGACGAGTCGCTCCCCGTCGTCTGCATCGCCACCAAGGACCCCGACGACCCCGCCAGCGTCCTCAAGTACGAAAAGACCCTCTCCAACATCCAGGAGGTCACCGCCCGCAGCGGCCGCGTCATCGCCATCGCCATCCAGGGCGACACCGAAATCCAGCAGCTCGTCGAGCACACCATCTACATCCCGCCCGCCCCCGAGCTACTCCTCCCCATCCTCGAAGTAGTCCCGCTACAACTCCTCGCCTACCACATCGCTGTAAGAAGAGGATGCGATGTAGATCAGCCAAGGAATCTGGCGAAGAGCGTGACGGTGGAGTGA